A genomic stretch from Fusarium musae strain F31 chromosome 9, whole genome shotgun sequence includes:
- the MRP3 gene encoding Component of pyruvate dehydrogenase complex, mitochondrial (EggNog:ENOG41), with protein MLSAALRRRVLAPTHSALRTGFAAHVVRHYASFPEHQVIKMPALSPTMQAGNIGAWQKKPGDSIAPGDVLVEIETDKAQMDFEFQEEGVIAKILKDAGEKDIAVGSPIAVLVEDGTDISAFEKFSIEDAGGDAAKPAAPKKEEKSESKSESASAPEPTPEPQQYQSQGRLQTALDRLPNISASAKRLAREKGISIDGLKGTGKNGQITEEDVKKASSTPAASSAPSASYEDIPISGMRKTIANRLVESTQTNPHFYVTSSISVSKLLKLRQALNSSADGKYKLSVNDFLIKAIAVASRKVPQVNSSWRDGNIRQFNNVDVSVAVSTPTGLITPIVTGVEGRGLEAISSQVKSLAKKARDGKLKPEEYQGGTISISNMGMNPAVDHFTAVINPPQAAILAVGTTKKVAIPAENEAGVEFDDQITLTASFDHKVVDGAVGAEWLKELKQVLENPLELLL; from the exons ATGCTCAGCGCCGCTCTCCGAAGGCGCGTTCTCGCCCCTACCCACAGCGCCCTGCGAACCGGCTTCGCTGCCCACGTTGTGCGACACTATGCCTCGTTCCCCGAGCACCAGGTCATCAAGATGCCCGCTCTGTCGCCCACCATGCAGGCTGGTAACATTGGCGCTTGGCAGAAGAAGCCCGGCGATTCTATTGCCCCTGGTGATGTCCTGGTAGAGATTGAGACCGACAAGGCCCAGATGGACTTCGAGTTCCAGGAGGAGGGTGTCATTGCCAAGATCCTCAAGGATGCTGGTGAGAAGGATATTGCCGTTGGAAGC CCCATTGCCGTCCTTGTTGAGGATGGTACCGATATCTCCGCCTTCGAGAAGTTCTCCATTGAGGACGCTGGTGGTGACGCCGCTAAGCCCGCTGcccccaagaaggaggagaagtccGAGTCCAAGTCTGAGTCCGCTTCCGCCCCCGAGCCTACTCCTGAGCCTCAACAATACCAGTCTCAGGGCCGTCTCCAGACTGCTCTCGACCGTCTCCCCAACATCTCCGCTTCCGCCAAGCGACTTGCCCGTGAGAAGGGCATTAGCATCGACGGCCTCAAGGGTACTGGTAAGAACGGTCAGATCACCGAggaggatgtcaagaaggccaGCAGCACCCCCGCCGCCAGCAGCGCCCCCAGTGCTTCCTACGAGGACATTCCCATCAGCGGCATGCGCAAGACCATTGCCAACCGCCTGGTCGAGTCCACCCAGACCAACCCTCACTTCTACGTCACCAGCTCCATCTCCGtcagcaagctcctcaagctccgCCAGGCTTTGAACAGCTCTGCCGATGGCAAGTACAAGCTCTCCGTCAACGATTTCCTCATCAAGGCTATCGCTGTCGCCAGCCGCAAGGTTCCCCAGGTCAACTCCAGCTGGCGCGACGGTAACATCCGCCAGTTCAACAACGTCGACGTCTCTGTTGCCGTTTCCACACCCACTGGTCTCATCACCCCTATCGTCACCGGTGTTGAGGGCCGTGGCCTCGAGGCCATCTCTAGCCAGGTCAAGTCTCTCGCCAAGAAGGCTCGTGATGGCAAGCTCAAGCCTGAGGAGTACCAGGGTGGTACCatttccatctccaacatggGCATGAACCCCGCCGTTGACCACTTCACTGCTGTTATCAACCCTCCCCAGGCTGCCATCCTCGCTGTTGGCACCACCAAGAAGGTTGCCATCCCCGCCGAGAACGAGGCCGGTGTTGAGTTCGACGACCAAATCACCCTTACTGCCAGCTTCGACCACAAGGTCGTTGACGGTGCTGTCGGTGCTGAGTggctcaaggagctcaagcagGTTCTTGAGAAccctcttgagcttcttctgtaa
- a CDS encoding hypothetical protein (EggNog:ENOG41) gives MPWIRMLNTQVEANKSLLLDYVSLSEPAAVFKSIKIKDWLVTIPAIAGIIFKLIIIFSVAFITPKVTTVANHKVATTIQSEFIDSVSGLDNAGSLPYFTLAALAVDNITFPNGVTSRAAYTPFISDIPELKQITAGVDGFIGDMDCEEAELTLSSMRLQNGNAMLLNMTLSDGKCSSNQTITSTKLANTSNEDLPRMFLAFQLAQCGNSAKDDDQRIAVMASILDVDIDQLKRQSRTSNNRFNGAISTSAAFLCKPNYIITKIKVSKTPETVLSVTPAQQATNTTLSQVPAWTVARAMFSTFESDQVRRLKLLAASTNSSYSREAIVDIDEAMSAAIVLSSRDGGDLPSLASLTDIDTLRRLSENFFTQYSAVIARYAMMEPSTSTSTAIASYVERRIVVRPVPAYIITVFLAICFVLVVSTMFLVPRKGFLPRDPSTIVGMASVVAHSHPLVECLKGMGAAPNKNLRARLDGSTYMSGAEGHEKLENPNLGYYHIFGGNTPPANILPRRFDSSGWRQPVALHGLIRLIYILVLACIIIGFEISLRVSQRNDGLRTMKDDGAYIAWTVVPGLVLLLVAMYMLSLEWWTRLLSPFSHLSRRGEFEETVGLNLVNALRHVAWSRALKIRDIAALAAISGGFVALLMVVATAPLFEPMPVAQNTSIALRTEDFFANSLASSNDDPICTDCTNDTIMASLILAGDAPYPPFTYANLNVPNISLAEAVQGKDLTFSARLTAIRPNMSCRLYQSDKISTNLTLEYKLDDRIVNPLRVDLEGETCRGTGERNGSNAIIGTTTTSFPANGRSLSRDTLFGVGLRKTASSPHCSDWLYIWGELVDVGSNDMSVSSINALACNESIEAVDVDALFHGPDDLRLYPDHPPIPVESSAQDTTVAIPELEYSKLINVTSDGLLDTFFAMLNASQFAVPDSTFGSSTPSAANEVQSAILSQHGIIRAQSLNFKSRRHLSPGGTFPVTDGTNIVSGIDPDEPVSQAVPVISGSQVTESVRLRQDAIATRILQGIVGALMFLHIIAWIYWKRIRLPRSPTTIASVTALLVDGNLFKSLPRAAQWQPDSELEAIFTERDTPQRFQLGFDRKGRGRGRDGRSKKEEGNFGIRAIVPKEYIPEEVEMRPLPPPKPPPKPVKERIGVVRQGAGLLGEDGTQRKSVLVTKGHTNNSKSKSSKGSKDSKGSSGSNGPNRKRSISSALSVPKEMVKVWWAGGS, from the coding sequence ATGCCATGGATCCGCATGTTGAACACGCAAGTTGAAGCTAACAAGTCTCTTTTACTGGATTACGTTTCTCTTTCTGAGCCTGCAGCCGTCTTCAAATCAATTAAGATCAAGGACTGGCTAGTAACGATTCCAGCCATTGCCGGCATAATCTTCAAATTAATAATCATTTTCTCTGTGGCTTTCATCACACCCAAAGTCACCACGGTTGCCAACCACAAGGTCGCTACAACAATTCAATCCGAATTCATCGACAGTGTTTCCGGGCTGGACAATGCTGGATCTTTGCCGTACTTCACTCTTGCAGCTCTTGCAGTTGACAATATCACTTTTCCAAACGGAGTTACATCTCGAGCAGCTTACACGCCATTCATAAGCGATATCCCTGAGCTGAAACAGATCACCGCTGGTGTGGACGGTTTTATCGGTGATATGGACTGCGAAGAAGCCGAGTTGACTCTGAGCTCAATGCGACTACAAAATGGGAATGCTATGCTGTTGAACATGACTCTATCAGATGGAAAATGTTCCTCAAACCAAACGATTACAAGCACGAAACTCGCCAACACGAGTAACGAAGACCTTCCAAGAATGTTTCTTGCATTTCAACTAGCTCAGTGTGGAAATTCTGCGAAGGACGATGATCAGCGAATAGCTGTTATGGCTAGTATTCTGGATGTCGATATCGATCAGCTCAAGCGCCAGTCAAGGACATCGAATAATCGTTTCAATGGCGCAATATCGACATCTGCTGCATTTCTGTGTAAGCCCAactacatcatcaccaaaatAAAGGTTTCTAAAACGCCCGAGACCGTCCTTTCCGTTACACCGGCCCAACAGGCGACAAACACCACGCTCAGTCAGGTGCCAGCATGGACCGTCGCTCGAGCTATGTTTAGCACCTTCGAATCCGACCAAGTAAGAAGACTGAAGCTGTTGGCAGCGTCCACGAACTCATCGTATAGTCGAGAAGCCATTGTTGATATTGACGAAGCTATGTCGGCTGCCATCGTGTTGAGCTCAAGGGATGGAGGAGATTTGCCTAGTCTGGCGTCTTTAACGGACATCGATACTTTGAGAAGACTTTCCGAGAATTTCTTCACGCAGTATTCGGCCGTGATTGCTCGATATGCCATGATGGAACCCTCAACAAGCACTTCAACAGCTATCGCGAGCTATGTTGAACGACGTATCGTCGTACGACCGGTGCCAGCATACATCATAACTGTATTTCTTGCTATTTGCTTTGTTCTGGTAGTGTCGACAATGTTCCTCGTTCCCAGGAAAGGCTTCCTCCCCAGAGATCCCAGCACCATCGTTGGTATGGCTTCAGTGGTGGCACACAGCCACCCGCTGGTAGAGTGCCTGAAAGGCATGGGAGCTGCACCCAACAAGAATTTGAGAGCAAGACTCGATGGCTCGACGTACATGAGCGGTGCTGAGGGTCACGAAAAATTGGAGAATCCCAACCTGGGGTATTACCATATCTTTGGAGGCAACACACCTCCAGCCAACATTCTACCTCGCCGTTTCGATTCCTCAGGCTGGAGACAGCCCGTTGCGTTGCACGGGCTGATTCGGTTGATTTACATTCTTGTTCTGGCTTGTATTATAATAGGATTCGAGATTTCCCTACGAGTGTCTCAGAGAAATGATGGGCTAAGGACGATGAAGGACGATGGAGCGTACATCGCATGGACTGTAGTGCCAGGCTTGGTGCTTCTTCTGGTGGCAATGTACATGCTGTCTTTAGAGTGGTGGACAAGACTTCTCTCGCCGTTTTCACATCTCTCACGCCGAGGAGAGTTCGAGGAAACGGTGGGACTCAATCTTGTGAATGCATTGAGGCATGTCGCGTGGTCCAGGGCTCTTAAGATCCGAGATATCGCTGCTTTGGCCGCCATATCTGGTGGTTTTGTTGCGCTTCTCATGGTAGTCGCTACTGCTCCTCTGTTTGAGCCGATGCCAGTCGCTCAGAACACCAGCATCGCTTTGCGTACCGAGGATTTCTTCGCCAACAGTCTAGCATCCTCCAACGACGATCCTATCTGTACTGACTGTACCAACGATACCATCATGGCATCGCTGATACTGGCCGGCGATGCACCGTACCCCCCTTTCACATATGCGAATCTCAACGTACCGAATATATCGCTAGCCGAAGCGGTCCAAGGCAAGGATCTCACGTTCAGTGCACGACTTACAGCAATCCGCCCAAACATGTCATGCCGACTATACCAATCCGACAAGATTTCCACCAATCTCACCCTCGAGTACAAACTTGACGACAGAATAGTCAATCCACTACGTGTCGATCTCGAAGGCGAGACCTGCCGAGGAACTGGAGAGCGCAATGGTAGCAACGCAATTATTGGGACGACAACGACTTCATTTCCTGCAAATGGCAGAAGCCTGAGTAGAGATACGCTCTTCGGTGTCGGCTTAAGAAAGACGGCATCGTCGCCACACTGTTCAGACTGGCTATACATATGGGGAGAGCTAGTCGATGTGGGCAGTAATGACATGTCAGTGAGCAGCATCAATGCTCTTGCCTGTAACGAATCCATTGAAGCagtcgatgtcgatgctCTCTTCCACGGACCCGACGATCTACGTCTCTATCCGGACCATCCTCCTATTCCGGTCGAAAGCAGCGCCCAGGACACGACTGTCGCTATTCCAGAGCTCGAATACtcgaagctcatcaacgTAACTTCAGATGGTCTCCTTGACACCTTTTTTGCAATGTTGAACGCATCTCAGTTCGCTGTACCCGACAGTACTTTCGGTAGCTCAACTCCCAGTGCCGCAAACGAAGTGCAGTCTGCTATCCTATCTCAGCACGGAATCATTAGGGCACAGTCATTGAACTTCAAGAGTCGACGGCATTTGTCTCCAGGAGGAACATTCCCAGTCACAGATGGGACAAATATTGTCAGTGGTATTGATCCTGATGAGCCGGTTTCTCAGGCCGTCCCAGTTATCAGCGGTAGTCAAGTTACAGAGAGTGTTCGTCTTCGACAGGATGCGATCGCCACACGAATTCTACAGGGTATCGTGGGCGCCTTGATGTTTCTTCATATCATTGCGTGGATCTATTGGAAGCGGATTAGGCTTCCTCGTTCGCCAACAACCATTGCATCTGTTACAGCACTTCTCGTTGACGGCAATCTTTTCAAATCACTTCCCCGAGCCGCACAATGGCAGCCAGACAGtgagcttgaagccattTTTACCGAGCGAGATACCCCGCAACGTTTCCAGCTTGGATTCGATCGTAAAGGACGAGGTAGAGGACGTGATGGCCGgtcaaagaaagaagaaggcaacTTCGGAATCCGTGCAATCGTTCCTAAGGAGTATATACCAGAAGAGGTGGAAATGAGGCCACTGCCTCCTCCAaaaccaccaccaaagccgGTGAAAGAGAGGATCGGAGTGGTTCGTCAGGGCGCGGGATTGCTTGGGGAAGACGGTACCCAAAGGAAATCAGTGCTGGTCACTAAAGGACACACAAACAATTCAAAGTCGAAGAGTTCTAAGGGATCAAAAGACTCGAAGGGCTCCTCGGGAAGCAATGGACCGAATAGAAAGAggtccatctcatcagcattgAGTGTACCAAAAGAGATGGTGAAAGTATGGTGGGCTGGTGGAAGTTGA
- a CDS encoding hypothetical protein (EggNog:ENOG41): MSHLIGYNTGALHQASSDFNNNISKTYYPSATDLDENPIIPNPDIFSELDDSHKENLPTPVQCAVHLELLEAFHALRIKILDSKKLDESFNLGEPTKKIYRRKYIKGLKKHVNQEVTLRNPSWEAKRDKKWTWYLGEAAQRFLVWAASFDAWLTSAMGKDGANDMKAGISMTESSWLPPVDILMIWHAFLLNPSDYLDYCRNQDWEYLPRVNFPWKLIHDSISSQGPIRDAWAVTGKTWEVPEGKAVIPGTLLKSIIRQGNMKTHDIDKPYASRFISKLVDNVERQRVFVEKMNAHLWIRSPALQGTLRRAVERYERYLRLFKFYPGKMLVPALDIDLVWHTSQLSATAYLNSMEARCGRFINHDDKIKKSKLAVGNDETQTLYRIRFGEEYTVCLCWECQAIMSAVEDSADGDEFLGESPVSGFAETLADKILADVQFYRAVESARRRNHVKLPVRS, encoded by the exons ATGTCGCACCTCATCGGCTACAACACAGGTGCACTTCACCAAGCCAGcagcgacttcaacaacaacatatcAAAGACATACTATCCTTCAGCCACTGACTTGGATGAAAACCCCATCATCCCGAATCCAGACATCTTCAGCGAACTCGATGACTCTCATAAAGAGAACCTACCCACTCCAGTGCAATGCGCCGTGCATCTAGAATTGCTAGAAGCATTCCATGCCTTGCGCATCAAGATTCTCGATTCAAAGAAACTGGACGAGTCGTTCAACTTGGGCGAGCCGACCAAGAAGATCTATCGTCGCAAGTATATTAAAGGCTTGAAAAAGCATGTCAATCAAGAAGTCACCCTAAGAAACCCGTCGTGGGAGGCCAAGCGGGATAAGAAATGGACGTGGTACCTTGGAGAAGCAGCGCAAAGGTTTTTGGTATGGGCTGCCAGTTTCGATGCTTGGTTGACTTCGGCGATGGGGAAAGACGGTGCCAACGATATGAAGGCTGGTATATCAATGACTGAATCCTCATGGCTGCCACCCGTGG ATATACTGATGATTTGGCATGCTTTCCTACTCAACCCTTCTGACTATCTGGACTACTGCCGTAACCAGGACTGGGAATACCTCCCAAGGGTCAATTTCCCATGGAAACTTATT CACGATTCAATCTCGTCGCAAGGTCCCATCCGTGATGCTTGGGCAGTCACCGGAAAGACCTGGGAAGTCCCTGAAGGAAAAGCAGTTATTCCAGGCACTCTTCTCAAATCAATTATCCGACAAGGCAACATGAAAACACACGACATCGACAAGCCATATGCTTCTCGCTTCATCAGCAAACTCGTCGATAATGTTGAGCGCCAACGCGTCTTCGTTGAAAAGATGAACGCTCATCTATGGATACGAAGCCCAGCGCTGCAAGGTACTCTTCGCCGAGCAGTTGAGAGATATGAGAGGTATCTGAGGCTTTTCAAATTCTACCCTGGCAAGATGCTCGTTCCTGCGCTCGACATTGACCTGGTCTGGCATACCAGCCAACTCTCAGCAACAGCCTACCTGAATTCCATGGAAGCACGCTGTGGCCGCTTCATTAACCATgatgacaagatcaagaagtcaAAATTGGCGGTCGGAAACGATGAGACCCAGACTCTCTATCGTATTCGTTTTGGAGAGGAGTACACGGTTTGCTTGTGCTGGGAGTGTCAGGCCATTATGTCGGCCGTGGAGGATTCTGCTGATGGGGATGAGTTTCTTGGAGAGTCGCCAGTTTCAGGGTTTGCGGAGACCCTCGCCGACAAGATATTGGCTGATGTCCAGTTTTATCGGGCTGTGGAATCTGCAAGACGGAGAAATCATGTCAAGTTGCCAGTTCGCTCATAG